A single window of Liolophura sinensis isolate JHLJ2023 chromosome 6, CUHK_Ljap_v2, whole genome shotgun sequence DNA harbors:
- the LOC135469331 gene encoding cytoplasmic polyadenylation element-binding protein 2-like isoform X2 yields MGDYGFGLNTNIRALSPVDFDQLSNNQSLFSPDFDSPRTMQDETLLEKPAAKQSQQLSPNTTSNGSHQILIEDSVSKRGKTENSSPVNDEKKSEPLSSVSSPLQLGLSEHGTSINTSLASAPANFWPTATPAGPDDTFLQGFQALNGTVTFQHFPPAPNTVFNTNLPPHMGMNVPQQQPHQPRRAITGHHNFPQNQRQHQQSNMILNNSKSYPTWSSAPQQTPSWTGQQNQATLSPWGGIQQQHRRSAPNLQGNPMASLKKNFPQNLNHHHSSIIAPSKFRRSTSYPGHIQQGQVGSKQSYEISGIDDFHRDGIPSFQDRSGTYDTMRFPSLESHLLDIMRSTADSSEHMKGKFPFTCNAFTEENTILDDSCLDQTVPNLSPRGSPSSQPGMERVERFSRKVFVGGLPPDIDEEEITAAFRRFGPLVVDWPHKAESKSYFPPKGYCFLLFQDEMSVQALIESCILDDDKLYWCVSSPTMKDKPVQIRPWSLSDSDFVMDGSQPLDPRKTIFVGGVPRPLRAVELAMIMDRLYGGVCYAGIDTDPELKYPKGAGRVAFSNQQSYIAAISARFVQLQHGDIDKRVEVKPYVLDDQMCDECQGARCGGKFAPFFCANVTCLQYYCEHCWAQIHSRPGREFHKPLVKEGADRPRAVPFRWC; encoded by the exons ATGGGGGATTACGGATTTGGACTGAACACGAACATAAGAGCACTTTCTCCTGTAGACTTTGATCAGTTGTCCAACAACCAGTCGTTATTTTCACCCGATTTTGATTCTCCGCGTACGATGCAAGATGAAACACTGCTCGAGAAACCTGCTGCTAAGCAGTCGCAGCAGCTGTCACCGAATACAACCAGCAATGGCTCCCACCAGATCTTGATAGAGGACTCGGTGTCGAAGAGAGGTAAGACAGAGAATTCTAGTCCTGTGAATGACGAGAAAAAATCCGAACCTTTGAGCTCGGTGTCCTCTCCGTTACAGTTAGGTCTGTCAGAGCACGGCACCTCAATCAACACATCTTTAGCTTCTGCTCCTGCAAATTTTTGGCCTACTGCCACCCCAGCGGGGCCAGATGATACATTTTTACAGGGATTCCAGGCCTTGAACGGAACAGTTACCTTTCAACATTTTCCTCCTGCTCCAAATACTGTTTTCAACACCAATTTACCACCACATATGGGAATGAATGTACCCCAGCAGCAGCCGCATCAGCCAAGGAGAGCCATTACTGGCCACCACAACTTCCCTCAGAACCAGAGACAGCATCAGCAATCTAACATGATTTTGAATAATTCCAAATCATATCCAACATGGAGTAGTGCTCCTCAGCAAACACCATCATGGACAGGGCAACAGAACCAGGCTACCTTGTCGCCGTGGGGAGGCATTCAGCAGCAGCACAGGAGATCAGCCCCCAACCTGCAGGGTAATCCCATGGCTTCTTTGAAAAAGAATTTCCCTCAGAATCTGAATCATCATCATTCATCCATCATAGCCCCGTCCAAGTTTCGTCGGAGTACCTCATATCCTGGGCATATTCAGCAAGGACAAGTTGGTTCGAAACAGTCTTATGAAATTTCAGGAATTGATGACTTTCATAGAGACGGAATTCCCTCTTTCCAG GACCGCAGTGGCACATATGACACCATGCGATTTCCATCTTTGGAAAGCCATCTTCTAGACATTATGCGCTCAACAGCTGATTCCTCAGAACACATGAAGG GAAAGTTTCCATTCACTTGTAATGCTTTCACTGAGGAGAATACAATACTTGATGACAGCTGTTTGGATCAGACAGTACCCAACCTGTCTCCTCGTGGCTCCCCCAGTTCTCAGCCTGGAATGGAAAGAGTAGAGCGGTTTTCTCGTAAAGTTTTTGTTGGGGGGCTGCCACCTGATATTGATGAGG AAGAAATTACAGCAGCTTTTAGAAGATTTGGGCCTCTTGTGGTAGATTGGCCACACAAGGCTGAGAGCAAGTCATATTTTCCCCCTAAAG GTTACTGTTTCCTGTTGTTCCAAGATGAAATGTCTGTCCAAGCCTTGATAGAGTCCTGCATTCTTGATGATGACAAGCTGTACTGGTGTGTCTCCAGTCCCACAATGAAAGACAAACCA GTTCAGATACGACCATGGAGCCTCAGTGATTCTGATTTTGTGATGGATGGTTCCCAACCTCTTGATCCCAGAAAGACAATATTTGTTGGAGGAGTTCCAAGACCTTTGAGAGCTG TGGAGTTGGCAATGATAATGGACCGTCTGTACGGTGGGGTGTGTTATGCTGGTATCGACACAGATCCAGAGCTGAAGTATCCTAAGGGGGCAGGGAGAGTGGCCTTCTCCAATCAGCAAAGCTACATAGCTGCAATCAGTGCTCGCTTTGTTCAGCTGCAGCATGGTGATATAGATAAACGG GTTGAAGTAAAGCCTTATGTTCTGGATGACCAGATGTGTGATGAGTGTCAAGGGGCTCGCTGTGGAGGGAAATTTGCACCATTCTTCTGTGCTAATGTAACTTGCCTGCAGTATTACTGTGAACACTGCTGGGCCCAGATTCATTCTCGCCCAGGACGGGAGTTCCACAAACCTCTAGTCAAGGAGGGGGCAGATAGACCCCGAGCAGTTCCTTTTCGCTGGTGCTAG
- the LOC135469331 gene encoding cytoplasmic polyadenylation element-binding protein 2-like isoform X1 → MGDYGFGLNTNIRALSPVDFDQLSNNQSLFSPDFDSPRTMQDETLLEKPAAKQSQQLSPNTTSNGSHQILIEDSVSKRGKTENSSPVNDEKKSEPLSSVSSPLQLGLSEHGTSINTSLASAPANFWPTATPAGPDDTFLQGFQALNGTVTFQHFPPAPNTVFNTNLPPHMGMNVPQQQPHQPRRAITGHHNFPQNQRQHQQSNMILNNSKSYPTWSSAPQQTPSWTGQQNQATLSPWGGIQQQHRRSAPNLQGNPMASLKKNFPQNLNHHHSSIIAPSKFRRSTSYPGHIQQGQVGSKQSYEISGIDDFHRDGIPSFQDRSGTYDTMRFPSLESHLLDIMRSTADSSEHMKARTYGRRQGKFPFTCNAFTEENTILDDSCLDQTVPNLSPRGSPSSQPGMERVERFSRKVFVGGLPPDIDEEEITAAFRRFGPLVVDWPHKAESKSYFPPKGYCFLLFQDEMSVQALIESCILDDDKLYWCVSSPTMKDKPVQIRPWSLSDSDFVMDGSQPLDPRKTIFVGGVPRPLRAVELAMIMDRLYGGVCYAGIDTDPELKYPKGAGRVAFSNQQSYIAAISARFVQLQHGDIDKRVEVKPYVLDDQMCDECQGARCGGKFAPFFCANVTCLQYYCEHCWAQIHSRPGREFHKPLVKEGADRPRAVPFRWC, encoded by the exons ATGGGGGATTACGGATTTGGACTGAACACGAACATAAGAGCACTTTCTCCTGTAGACTTTGATCAGTTGTCCAACAACCAGTCGTTATTTTCACCCGATTTTGATTCTCCGCGTACGATGCAAGATGAAACACTGCTCGAGAAACCTGCTGCTAAGCAGTCGCAGCAGCTGTCACCGAATACAACCAGCAATGGCTCCCACCAGATCTTGATAGAGGACTCGGTGTCGAAGAGAGGTAAGACAGAGAATTCTAGTCCTGTGAATGACGAGAAAAAATCCGAACCTTTGAGCTCGGTGTCCTCTCCGTTACAGTTAGGTCTGTCAGAGCACGGCACCTCAATCAACACATCTTTAGCTTCTGCTCCTGCAAATTTTTGGCCTACTGCCACCCCAGCGGGGCCAGATGATACATTTTTACAGGGATTCCAGGCCTTGAACGGAACAGTTACCTTTCAACATTTTCCTCCTGCTCCAAATACTGTTTTCAACACCAATTTACCACCACATATGGGAATGAATGTACCCCAGCAGCAGCCGCATCAGCCAAGGAGAGCCATTACTGGCCACCACAACTTCCCTCAGAACCAGAGACAGCATCAGCAATCTAACATGATTTTGAATAATTCCAAATCATATCCAACATGGAGTAGTGCTCCTCAGCAAACACCATCATGGACAGGGCAACAGAACCAGGCTACCTTGTCGCCGTGGGGAGGCATTCAGCAGCAGCACAGGAGATCAGCCCCCAACCTGCAGGGTAATCCCATGGCTTCTTTGAAAAAGAATTTCCCTCAGAATCTGAATCATCATCATTCATCCATCATAGCCCCGTCCAAGTTTCGTCGGAGTACCTCATATCCTGGGCATATTCAGCAAGGACAAGTTGGTTCGAAACAGTCTTATGAAATTTCAGGAATTGATGACTTTCATAGAGACGGAATTCCCTCTTTCCAG GACCGCAGTGGCACATATGACACCATGCGATTTCCATCTTTGGAAAGCCATCTTCTAGACATTATGCGCTCAACAGCTGATTCCTCAGAACACATGAAGG CCCGGACTTATGGAAGAAGACAAG GAAAGTTTCCATTCACTTGTAATGCTTTCACTGAGGAGAATACAATACTTGATGACAGCTGTTTGGATCAGACAGTACCCAACCTGTCTCCTCGTGGCTCCCCCAGTTCTCAGCCTGGAATGGAAAGAGTAGAGCGGTTTTCTCGTAAAGTTTTTGTTGGGGGGCTGCCACCTGATATTGATGAGG AAGAAATTACAGCAGCTTTTAGAAGATTTGGGCCTCTTGTGGTAGATTGGCCACACAAGGCTGAGAGCAAGTCATATTTTCCCCCTAAAG GTTACTGTTTCCTGTTGTTCCAAGATGAAATGTCTGTCCAAGCCTTGATAGAGTCCTGCATTCTTGATGATGACAAGCTGTACTGGTGTGTCTCCAGTCCCACAATGAAAGACAAACCA GTTCAGATACGACCATGGAGCCTCAGTGATTCTGATTTTGTGATGGATGGTTCCCAACCTCTTGATCCCAGAAAGACAATATTTGTTGGAGGAGTTCCAAGACCTTTGAGAGCTG TGGAGTTGGCAATGATAATGGACCGTCTGTACGGTGGGGTGTGTTATGCTGGTATCGACACAGATCCAGAGCTGAAGTATCCTAAGGGGGCAGGGAGAGTGGCCTTCTCCAATCAGCAAAGCTACATAGCTGCAATCAGTGCTCGCTTTGTTCAGCTGCAGCATGGTGATATAGATAAACGG GTTGAAGTAAAGCCTTATGTTCTGGATGACCAGATGTGTGATGAGTGTCAAGGGGCTCGCTGTGGAGGGAAATTTGCACCATTCTTCTGTGCTAATGTAACTTGCCTGCAGTATTACTGTGAACACTGCTGGGCCCAGATTCATTCTCGCCCAGGACGGGAGTTCCACAAACCTCTAGTCAAGGAGGGGGCAGATAGACCCCGAGCAGTTCCTTTTCGCTGGTGCTAG